One Camelina sativa cultivar DH55 chromosome 3, Cs, whole genome shotgun sequence genomic window carries:
- the LOC104778887 gene encoding uncharacterized protein LOC104778887: MKXHLKTCGSRGHSCDCGRVFSRVESFIEHQDTCTIRHSPPTNHRPLQQHTDGTVAPSRTTSTTSFGPLLHGLPLLRPPPPSYQHSQALAYPFNALSAAPFESLELQLSIGMARTSAQAKSTEKGETSLTKERPNEEARMADKMRQEAKRQIEIAETDFEKAKRIRKEAKAELEKAQIVREEAIKRINATMMEITCHSCKHLFQLVESFIEHQDTCTIRHSPPTNHRPLQQHTDGTVAPSRTTSTTSFGPLLHGLPLLRPPPPSYQHSQALAYPFNALSAAPFESLELQLSIGMARTSAQAKSTEKGETNHINALIFKYIFRSSKHTLISNFSWFFFLFLRVESFIEHQDTCTIRHSPPTNHRPLQQHTDGTVAPSRTTSTTSFGPLLHGLPLLRPPPPSYQHSQALAYPFNALSAAPFESLELQLSIGMARTSAQAKSTEKGETSLTKERPNEEARMADKMRQEAKRQIEIAETDFEKAKRIRKEAKAELEKAQIVREEAIKRINATMMEITCHSCKHLFQLPIMADESTSSLVMSYVSSATTEGECE; encoded by the exons ATGAAAANCCATCTCAAGACTTGCGGCTCACGCGGTCACTCTTGCGACTGCGGCCGAGTTTTCTCCAG ggTTGAGAGTTTCATAGAGCACCAAGATACTTGCACCATTCGGCATTCTCCACCCACTAACCACCGTCCTCTACAGCAGCACACGGACGGCACTGTGGCACCATCAAGAACCACTTCGACCACAAGCTTTGGCCCATTATTGCATGGTCTTCCTCTATTAAGGCCACCACCACCGTCCTATCAACATTCACAAGCTTTGGCATACCCTTTCAATGCTTTATCAGCAGCTCCTTTTGAAAGCCTCGAACTTCAACTATCAATAGGAATGGCAAGAACATCAGCACAAGCGAAGAGCACCGAAAAGGGAGAGACGAGTTTAACAAAGGAGAGACCGAACGAGGAGGCAAGAATGGCGGATAAAATGAGACAAGAAGCGAAGAGGCAGATAGAAATTGCCGAAACGGATTTTGAGAAGGCTAAGAGAATAAGGAAAGAAGCAAAGGCCGAGCTTGAGAAGGCTCAAATTGTTAGAGAAGAAGCAATCAAGAGGATTAATGCAACAATGATGGAGATAACTTGCCACTCTTGCAAGCATCTGTTTCAGCT ggTTGAGAGTTTCATAGAGCACCAAGATACTTGCACCATTCGGCATTCTCCACCCACTAACCACCGTCCTCTACAGCAGCACACGGACGGCACTGTGGCACCATCAAGAACCACTTCGACCACAAGCTTTGGCCCATTATTGCATGGTCTTCCTCTATTAAGGCCACCACCACCGTCCTATCAACATTCACAAGCTTTGGCATACCCTTTCAATGCTTTATCAGCAGCTCCTTTTGAAAGCCTCGAACTTCAACTATCAATAGGAATGGCAAGAACATCAGCACAAGCGAAGAGCACCGAAAAGGGAGAGACGA aCCATATTAACGCACTAATTTTCAAGTATATATTTAGGTCATCTAAACATACACTAATAAGTAACttctcttggtttttttttctttttctcagggTTGAGAGTTTCATAGAGCACCAAGATACTTGCACCATTCGGCATTCTCCACCCACTAACCACCGTCCTCTACAGCAGCACACGGACGGCACTGTGGCACCATCAAGAACCACTTCGACCACAAGCTTTGGCCCATTATTGCATGGTCTTCCTCTATTAAGGCCACCACCACCGTCCTATCAACATTCACAAGCTTTGGCATACCCTTTCAATGCTTTATCAGCAGCTCCTTTTGAAAGCCTCGAACTTCAACTATCAATAGGAATGGCAAGAACATCAGCACAAGCGAAGAGCACCGAAAAGGGAGAGACGAGTTTAACAAAGGAGAGACCGAACGAGGAGGCAAGAATGGCGGATAAAATGAGACAAGAAGCGAAGAGGCAGATAGAAATTGCCGAAACGGATTTTGAGAAGGCTAAGAGAATAAGGAAAGAAGCAAAGGCCGAGCTTGAGAAGGCTCAAATTGTTAGAGAAGAAGCAATCAAGAGGATTAATGCAACAATGATGGAGATAACTTGCCACTCTTGCAAGCATCTGTTTCAGCTGCCTATTATGGCTGATGAGAGTACGTCATCTCTTGTTATGAGTTACGTTTCCTCGGCGACAACTGAAGGGGAATGCGAGTGA
- the LOC104778888 gene encoding protein indeterminate-domain 16-like, with protein HALGDLVGIKKHFRRKHSVHKQWVCERCSKGYAVQSDYKAHLKTCGSRGHSCDCGRVFSRVESFIEHQDTCTIRHSPPTNHRPLQQHTDGTVAPSRTTSTTSFGPLLHGLPLLRPPPPSYQHSQALAYPFNALSAAPFESLELQLSIGMARTSAQAKSTEKGETSLTKERPNEEARMADKMRQEAKRQIEIAETDFEKAKRIRKEAKAELEKAQIVREEAIKRINATMMEITCHSCKHLFQLI; from the exons TTCACGCACTTGGAGATCTGGTCGGAATCAAAAAGCACTTCCGCCGGAAACATAGTGTCCACAAGCAATGGGTTTGCGAGAGATGCTCCAAAGGCTATGCTGTTCAATCCGACTACAAAGCCCATCTCAAGACTTGCGGCTCACGCGGTCACTCTTGCGACTGCGGCCGAGTTTTCTCCAG ggTTGAGAGTTTCATAGAGCACCAAGATACTTGCACCATTCGGCATTCTCCACCCACTAACCACCGTCCTCTACAGCAGCACACGGACGGCACTGTGGCACCATCAAGAACCACTTCGACCACAAGCTTTGGCCCATTATTGCATGGTCTTCCTCTATTAAGGCCACCACCACCGTCCTATCAACATTCACAAGCTTTGGCATACCCTTTCAATGCTTTATCAGCAGCTCCTTTTGAAAGCCTCGAACTTCAACTATCAATAGGAATGGCAAGAACATCAGCACAAGCGAAGAGCACCGAAAAGGGAGAGACGAGTTTAACAAAGGAGAGACCGAACGAGGAGGCAAGAATGGCGGATAAAATGAGACAAGAAGCGAAGAGGCAGATAGAAATTGCCGAAACGGATTTTGAGAAGGCTAAGAGAATAAGGAAAGAAGCAAAGGCCGAGCTTGAGAAGGCTCAAATTGTTAGAGAAGAAGCAATCAAGAGGATTAATGCAACAATGATGGAGATAACTTGCCACTCTTGCAAGCATCTGTTTCAGCT GATATAG